The Neochlamydia sp. S13 genome has a segment encoding these proteins:
- a CDS encoding DUF2267 domain-containing protein yields the protein MSVDVFETTLQKTHEWLKDLMKLLGWAEEKKAYLALKGTLQALRDRLSVEVSAKLSAQLPMLVRGFYYEGWKPSVMPVKVKTTEEFLDFVAFHFNSLALVQYSDVEKIVRAVFQVVTQHVSKGEIEHIRQVLPLPIAELWPSS from the coding sequence ATGTCGGTAGATGTATTTGAGACAACTTTACAAAAAACACATGAGTGGCTTAAAGATCTTATGAAGTTATTAGGATGGGCTGAGGAAAAAAAAGCTTATTTGGCTTTAAAAGGAACATTGCAAGCTTTACGTGATCGTTTATCCGTAGAAGTGTCTGCGAAATTAAGTGCTCAATTGCCTATGTTAGTGAGAGGGTTTTATTACGAAGGATGGAAGCCTTCTGTAATGCCCGTTAAGGTTAAAACTACGGAAGAATTTTTAGATTTTGTGGCTTTTCACTTTAATAGCCTAGCATTGGTACAATATTCGGATGTAGAAAAAATAGTGCGTGCTGTATTCCAAGTAGTTACCCAGCATGTTTCTAAAGGAGAAATTGAACATATCAGGCAAGTTTTGCCTCTTCCTATCGCTGAACTTTGGCCTTCTTCTTAA
- a CDS encoding ferritin-like domain-containing protein, giving the protein MEKNSALDLFLETGLRHLYNAERETHDNLKTLASQSSNQALKDAFSSHILETENQIRRLQQSFGMLNIDPTSSKIQGISNFADKGRELMKTLLDLNFTDRSKGMDGILNEGKELIRHFADTDSNDIALISAAHKVEHYEIACYNLICFLCEHYKQKEIVNLMKLSLEEEKRMGEKLLEIARRDIKLPAFPPS; this is encoded by the coding sequence ATGGAAAAAAATTCAGCTTTAGATCTGTTCTTAGAAACAGGCCTTAGACATCTTTATAATGCTGAAAGAGAAACCCATGATAATTTAAAGACATTAGCTAGCCAATCTTCTAACCAAGCATTAAAAGATGCTTTTTCCTCTCATATTTTAGAAACAGAAAACCAGATAAGACGATTGCAACAGAGTTTTGGGATGCTAAATATTGATCCCACCTCTAGCAAAATTCAAGGAATTTCTAATTTTGCTGATAAAGGAAGAGAACTTATGAAAACATTATTAGACCTTAATTTTACCGATCGTAGTAAAGGTATGGATGGCATTCTCAACGAAGGGAAAGAGTTAATCAGGCATTTTGCAGATACAGATTCTAACGATATTGCCTTGATAAGTGCTGCTCATAAGGTCGAACATTATGAGATAGCTTGCTATAATCTTATCTGCTTCTTGTGTGAACATTATAAACAAAAAGAAATAGTCAATTTAATGAAGCTTTCTTTGGAAGAGGAAAAACGTATGGGAGAAAAACTTTTGGAAATAGCCCGGCGTGATATTAAGCTGCCAGCCTTTCCCCCTAGTTAA
- a CDS encoding transposase, translating to MFADTGYSGEEMEVEAALQGIDLTVIKRSKLKGFHLQAKRWIVERTFAWFGKCCRLSKDYEALPNTSQAFLYLAMIHLRVRRIAQ from the coding sequence ATATTTGCCGATACAGGATATAGTGGAGAAGAGATGGAAGTAGAAGCAGCTTTACAGGGTATTGATTTAACAGTCATTAAAAGATCTAAGCTAAAAGGATTTCATCTACAAGCAAAAAGATGGATAGTAGAAAGAACATTTGCCTGGTTTGGCAAGTGCTGCAGATTAAGTAAGGATTATGAGGCCTTGCCAAACACCAGCCAAGCGTTCCTCTACTTAGCTATGATACACCTGAGGGTAAGAAGAATAGCGCAATAA
- a CDS encoding transposase, whose translation MVDSQSVKTAEKKELCGYDGGKKVKGRKRHIWVDHWGLLIAVVVSSATCNGRDGLKALLYFFP comes from the coding sequence ATAGTCGATAGCCAAAGTGTCAAAACAGCTGAAAAAAAAGAGCTTTGCGGATACGACGGCGGCAAGAAAGTTAAAGGTAGGAAAAGACACATATGGGTGGATCACTGGGGACTGTTAATAGCAGTTGTAGTAAGCAGCGCGACTTGTAATGGCAGAGATGGGCTAAAAGCGCTGCTCTATTTTTTTCCATGA
- a CDS encoding transposase translates to MFSQPLPFIKEYLNQLEVALKQENPHNNLSKIQWCWLAFCLMGILVTNSICWAKFERAGLKSYKKMALSAMFRRAKIAWNRLLICSVRAVLRKHGITEGVLVIDDKDHSRSKNAEKLHHLHKIRDKKTSGYFCGQNIVFLQLVTKKFCIPVSFAFYSPDPVLTRWQQEVRKLKKLGISKKDRPKEPKRSIEYPKKYTLALQLLKNFACEFPAFKVTCVLADALYGNSLFVDGVEGIWPGVQIITQLRKNQKVMRGKKSLSCQEFFEAYKGWNQEIFIRGDKKNVVQAGGARLYVPSHHKKRFVIALKYEGENEYRYLMAANLSWNMKDVMQGYTLRWLVEVFIEDWSSHCGFCSLAKQCGVEGSERPLILSLLFDHCFLFHLSQTNFIKNKLPLATLGSLVEKSRVDALCQVVREIVEHENSRELFSNFEKTLDEIFVLRPSRKHLNAVQENVTFESSRKVA, encoded by the coding sequence ATGTTTTCCCAACCGCTTCCCTTTATTAAAGAATATTTAAATCAACTTGAAGTTGCTCTCAAGCAAGAAAATCCTCATAATAATTTATCCAAAATTCAATGGTGTTGGCTAGCCTTTTGTTTGATGGGAATATTAGTTACTAATTCAATCTGTTGGGCAAAATTTGAAAGGGCTGGGCTTAAAAGTTATAAAAAGATGGCTTTATCGGCCATGTTTAGACGTGCTAAGATTGCTTGGAATAGGCTGCTAATTTGTAGTGTTCGCGCGGTCTTGCGTAAACATGGCATCACAGAAGGGGTTCTTGTTATCGATGATAAAGATCACAGTCGATCAAAAAATGCTGAGAAGTTGCATCATTTACATAAAATCCGTGATAAAAAAACTAGTGGTTATTTTTGTGGTCAAAATATAGTATTTCTTCAGCTAGTGACTAAAAAATTTTGCATTCCCGTCTCCTTTGCCTTTTATTCTCCCGATCCCGTACTCACAAGATGGCAACAGGAAGTGAGGAAACTAAAAAAGTTGGGAATTTCTAAAAAAGACCGCCCAAAAGAGCCTAAAAGGTCAATAGAATATCCAAAAAAGTATACACTAGCTTTACAATTACTTAAAAATTTTGCTTGTGAATTTCCTGCTTTTAAGGTCACTTGTGTACTGGCTGATGCTCTTTACGGCAACAGCTTGTTTGTAGATGGAGTAGAAGGTATTTGGCCTGGAGTGCAAATCATTACTCAACTTAGAAAGAATCAAAAAGTCATGCGGGGTAAAAAGTCTCTCTCATGCCAAGAATTCTTTGAAGCCTACAAAGGCTGGAATCAGGAAATTTTCATTCGCGGTGATAAAAAAAATGTGGTGCAAGCCGGGGGAGCAAGATTGTATGTTCCTTCTCACCACAAAAAACGATTTGTAATAGCCCTTAAATATGAGGGCGAAAATGAGTATCGCTATCTTATGGCTGCAAATCTTTCATGGAATATGAAAGATGTGATGCAAGGATATACTTTAAGATGGTTAGTAGAGGTTTTTATTGAGGATTGGAGTAGTCATTGTGGGTTTTGCAGTTTGGCCAAACAGTGCGGCGTTGAGGGATCAGAGCGACCTTTGATTCTAAGCCTGCTGTTTGACCACTGCTTTCTTTTTCATTTGTCTCAAACAAATTTCATTAAGAACAAACTCCCTTTAGCAACCTTGGGGAGCCTAGTAGAAAAGTCTAGAGTGGATGCTTTGTGTCAAGTTGTAAGAGAAATTGTTGAGCATGAAAATTCAAGAGAACTCTTCAGTAATTTTGAAAAGACGCTAGATGAAATCTTTGTTTTAAGGCCTTCTCGTAAACATTTAAATGCAGTACAGGAAAATGTAACTTTTGAGTCATCAAGAAAAGTTGCCTAA
- a CDS encoding leucine-rich repeat domain-containing protein, which produces MPPLYKQIGKVHVPQGNVKEQALIVDRIYKLEEKLSEAAKVNAIFRQIFTLAKSLSTLEFKWKTEEKRGLTLANYSSYLLNINRLLLWKKLPGGEEYLSREEIKHLPLEKKGELLRDWIGENCKSIMALDLPKAGLTYLPPEIGQLSQLTKLKLSQNQLTSLPVEIGQLSQLQGLYLNQNRLTSLPAEIGQLSNLLQLDLRQNQLTALPAEIGQLSQLQRLDLNQNRLTSLPAEIGQLSNLLQLDLRQNQLTALPAEIGQLSNLLQLDLRQNQLTALPAEIGQLSQLQRLDLNQNRLTSLPAEIGQLSQLQWFYLNQNQLTALPAEIGQLSQLQRLELNQNQLTSLPVEIGQLSQLQGLYLNQNRLTSLPAEIGQLSQLQWFYLNQNQLTALPAEIGQLSQLQRLELNQNQLTALPTEIGQLSQLQGLYLNQNQLTALPAEIGQLLQLRVLELNQNQLTALPTEIGQLSQLRMIYLNQNQLASLPVKIGQLSELQTLHLHQNQLTSLPAEIGQLSKLQWFNLIQNQFTSLPAEIGQLSQLQRLELNQNQLTALPAEIGQLSELQWLELNQNQLTSLPEEIGRLSDLQTIELAENPLNDIAEKIRQRFQL; this is translated from the coding sequence ATGCCCCCTCTTTATAAGCAAATAGGTAAAGTGCATGTTCCTCAAGGAAATGTTAAGGAGCAGGCTCTTATTGTAGATAGGATTTATAAGCTAGAAGAAAAGCTTTCTGAAGCAGCAAAGGTAAATGCAATCTTTAGGCAAATCTTTACTCTAGCCAAGTCTCTTTCAACTTTAGAATTTAAATGGAAAACAGAAGAAAAAAGAGGCTTAACGCTGGCTAATTACTCTTCTTATCTCTTAAATATTAATCGTCTTTTACTTTGGAAAAAACTTCCTGGCGGAGAAGAATACTTGAGCCGAGAAGAAATTAAGCACTTGCCTCTAGAAAAAAAAGGAGAGCTTCTTAGAGATTGGATTGGAGAAAATTGTAAAAGCATCATGGCTTTAGATTTACCTAAAGCAGGCTTGACTTACTTACCCCCAGAAATAGGCCAATTGTCTCAGCTGACAAAGCTTAAGTTAAGCCAGAACCAGCTCACCAGTCTGCCTGTAGAAATCGGGCAATTGTCTCAGCTGCAAGGGCTTTACTTAAATCAAAACCGGCTTACCAGCCTGCCTGCAGAAATAGGGCAGTTGTCTAATCTGCTACAGCTTGATTTAAGGCAAAACCAGCTCACCGCTCTGCCTGCAGAAATCGGGCAGCTGTCTCAGCTGCAAAGGCTTGACTTAAATCAAAACCGGCTTACCAGCCTGCCTGCAGAAATAGGGCAGTTGTCTAATCTGCTACAGCTTGATTTAAGGCAAAACCAGCTCACCGCTCTGCCTGCAGAAATAGGGCAGTTGTCTAATCTGCTACAGCTTGATTTAAGGCAAAACCAGCTCACCGCTCTGCCTGCAGAAATCGGGCAGCTGTCTCAGCTGCAAAGGCTTGACTTAAATCAAAACCGGCTTACCAGCCTGCCTGCAGAAATAGGTCAATTGTCTCAGCTGCAATGGTTTTACTTAAATCAAAACCAGCTCACCGCTCTGCCTGCAGAAATCGGGCAGCTGTCTCAGCTGCAAAGGCTTGAATTAAATCAAAACCAGCTCACCAGTCTGCCTGTAGAAATCGGGCAATTGTCTCAGCTGCAAGGGCTTTACTTAAATCAAAACCGGCTTACCAGCCTGCCTGCAGAAATAGGTCAATTGTCTCAGCTGCAATGGTTTTACTTAAATCAAAACCAGCTCACCGCTCTGCCTGCAGAAATCGGGCAGCTGTCTCAGCTGCAAAGGCTTGAATTAAATCAAAACCAGCTCACCGCTCTGCCTACAGAAATCGGGCAGCTGTCTCAGCTGCAAGGGCTTTACTTAAATCAAAACCAGCTCACCGCTCTGCCTGCCGAAATCGGGCAGCTGCTTCAGCTGCGAGTGCTTGAATTAAATCAAAACCAGCTCACCGCTCTGCCTACAGAAATCGGGCAGCTGTCTCAACTACGAATGATTTACTTAAATCAAAACCAGCTCGCCAGTCTTCCTGTAAAAATCGGGCAGCTGTCTGAGCTGCAAACGCTTCACTTACATCAAAACCAACTCACCAGTCTGCCTGCAGAAATCGGGCAATTGTCTAAGCTGCAATGGTTTAACTTAATCCAAAACCAGTTCACTAGCCTTCCTGCAGAAATCGGGCAGCTGTCTCAGCTGCAAAGGCTTGAATTAAATCAAAACCAGCTCACCGCTCTTCCTGCAGAAATAGGTCAATTGTCTGAGCTGCAATGGCTTGAATTAAATCAAAACCAGCTCACCAGCCTTCCTGAAGAAATCGGGCGGCTGTCTGATCTACAAACGATTGAACTAGCGGAAAATCCTTTGAATGATATCGCCGAAAAAATAAGGCAGCGTTTTCAATTGTAG
- a CDS encoding IS630 transposase-related protein, which translates to MVYSHDLRKKALNYIENGGSMATASEVFGVTVRTLTNWIKRKKQGCLAPKKRRQSPSKIDSEKLKLYIKQNPDAYLREIAEAFGVTITAVFYACKRLKITLKKRHPSTRKEMRINERSLDKS; encoded by the coding sequence ATGGTATATTCACACGATTTAAGAAAAAAAGCTTTGAATTATATAGAGAATGGCGGCTCAATGGCCACAGCTAGTGAGGTGTTTGGTGTAACAGTTCGCACGTTAACCAACTGGATTAAGCGGAAAAAACAAGGTTGCCTAGCTCCTAAAAAAAGACGACAGAGCCCCAGTAAAATAGATAGTGAAAAGCTAAAATTATATATAAAACAAAATCCTGATGCCTACCTTAGGGAAATAGCTGAGGCATTCGGAGTGACAATAACTGCAGTCTTTTATGCCTGTAAAAGACTGAAAATCACTTTAAAAAAAAGACACCCTTCTACAAGGAAAGAGATGAGAATAAACGAGAGGAGTTTAGACAAAAGCTAG
- a CDS encoding leucine-rich repeat domain-containing protein: MHPISSTSIESLPNELLLPILEACAVPSLFSVCKRWHHLLASESMPSLYKKIAQLHFPRKNTTTPRTLMLAKVYQLNPGLTSTEKVYQVFKQVFTLAKSISPLEFKWKTEEKRGLTLANYSSYLLNINRLLLWKKLPGGEDYLSREEIKHLPLGKKGELLRDWIEENCKNITNLDLYKAGLTYLPSEIGQLSQLQTLDLRGNELTALPVEIGQLSQLQELHLSENQLTALPAEIGQLSQLQWLDLNQNQLTALPREIGEMSQVQTLYLYQNQLTSLPTETGKLSQLARLNLNQNQLTALPIEIGQLSQLQSLHLSQNQLTSLPAEIGQLSELTHLYLNQNQLTALPAEIGQLPKLRGLYLNQNQLTSLPAEIGQLSQLRGLELDQNQLTSLPTEIGQLSGLTHLYLNQNQLTALPVEIGQLSQLQELYLNQNQLTSLPTEIGQLSQLQWLFLKSKPAHQPACRNMPVISAAKS, from the coding sequence ATGCATCCTATCTCATCGACATCTATTGAAAGCTTGCCCAATGAATTGCTGCTCCCTATCTTAGAGGCCTGCGCAGTTCCTTCCTTATTTAGCGTCTGTAAAAGATGGCATCATTTGCTGGCTTCTGAATCGATGCCTTCTCTTTATAAAAAAATAGCCCAGCTTCATTTCCCCAGGAAGAATACCACTACCCCGAGAACTCTTATGTTAGCTAAAGTTTATCAACTCAATCCTGGACTTACCTCTACTGAAAAAGTTTATCAAGTTTTTAAACAAGTTTTTACCTTAGCTAAATCTATTTCTCCTTTGGAATTCAAATGGAAAACAGAAGAAAAAAGAGGCTTAACGCTGGCTAACTACTCTTCTTATCTCTTAAATATTAATCGCCTTTTACTTTGGAAAAAACTTCCTGGTGGGGAAGACTACTTAAGCCGAGAAGAAATCAAGCACTTGCCTCTAGGAAAGAAAGGAGAGCTTCTTAGAGATTGGATTGAAGAAAATTGTAAAAACATCACAAATTTAGATTTATATAAAGCAGGCTTGACTTATTTACCCTCAGAAATAGGCCAATTGTCTCAGCTGCAAACGCTTGACTTAAGAGGAAACGAGCTCACCGCTCTTCCTGTAGAAATCGGGCAGCTGTCTCAGCTGCAAGAGCTTCACTTAAGCGAAAATCAGCTCACCGCTCTGCCTGCAGAAATCGGGCAATTGTCTCAGCTGCAATGGCTTGACTTAAATCAAAACCAGCTCACCGCTCTGCCTAGAGAAATCGGGGAGATGTCTCAGGTGCAAACGCTTTACTTATATCAAAACCAGCTCACCAGCCTTCCTACAGAAACAGGTAAATTGTCACAGTTGGCACGGCTTAACTTAAATCAAAATCAGCTCACCGCTCTGCCTATAGAAATAGGCCAATTGTCTCAGTTGCAATCGCTTCATTTAAGCCAAAACCAGCTCACCAGTCTTCCTGCAGAAATCGGGCAGCTGTCTGAGCTGACACACCTTTACTTAAATCAAAACCAGCTCACCGCTCTGCCTGCAGAAATCGGGCAGCTGCCTAAGCTGCGAGGGCTTTACTTAAATCAAAACCAGCTCACCAGCCTGCCTGCAGAAATAGGGCAATTGTCTCAGCTGCGAGGGCTTGAATTAGATCAAAACCAGCTCACCAGCCTTCCTACAGAAATTGGGCAGCTGTCTGGGCTGACACATCTTTACTTAAATCAAAATCAGCTCACCGCTCTTCCTGTAGAAATCGGGCAGCTGTCTCAGTTGCAAGAGCTTTACTTAAATCAAAACCAGCTCACCAGTCTGCCTACAGAAATCGGGCAATTGTCTCAGCTGCAATGGCTTTTTCTTAAATCAAAACCAGCTCACCAGCCTGCCTGCAGAAATATGCCAGTTATCTCAGCTGCTAAATCTTGA
- a CDS encoding leucine-rich repeat domain-containing protein: MSELQNLYLSQNQLASLPAEIGQLSDLQTLELTENPLKDIAEKIRQRFQL; this comes from the coding sequence TTGTCTGAGCTGCAAAACCTTTACTTAAGCCAAAACCAGCTCGCCAGTCTGCCTGCAGAAATCGGGCAGCTGTCTGATCTGCAAACGCTTGAATTAACGGAAAATCCTTTGAAGGATATCGCCGAAAAAATAAGGCAGCGTTTTCAATTGTAG
- a CDS encoding leucine-rich repeat domain-containing protein, producing MHPISSTSIESLPNELLLPILEACVVPSLFSVCKRWHHLLASEVMPSLYKKIAQLHFPRKNTTTQRTLMLAKVYQLNPALTSTEKVYQVFKQVFTLAKSISPLEFKWKTEEKRGLTLANYSSYLLNINRLLFWKKLPGGEEYLSREEIKHLPLGKKGELLRDWVEENCKNITVLDLARVGLTYLPPEICQLSRLQTLDLNQNQLTSLPPEIGQLSQLQTLDLNQNQLTSVPVEIGQLSQLQWLYLNQNQLTSLPAEIGQMSQLRWLDSSQNKLAALPAEIGQLSKLQWLHLNQNQLTSLPAEIEQLSKLQTLDLNQNQLTALPAEIGQLSQLQYLYLNQNQLTSLPKEIEQLSNLYELDLNQNQLTSLPVEVGQLSQLRVLDLNQNQLTALPIEIGQLSQLARLYLNQNQLTSLPAEIGQLSELQTLYLNQNQLTSLPAEIGQLSQLQWFYLNQNQITALPIEIGQLSKLARLYLNQNHLTALPAEIGQLSELQYLDLNQNQLTDLPTEIEQLSQLQALELNQSQLTSLPAEIGQLSKLTRLDLNQNQLTALPIEIGKLSQLQRLYLNQNQLTTLPTEIGQLSELQTLYLNQNQLTTLPTEIGQLSELQTLYLNQNQLTILPAEIGQLPKALYRLELNQNQLTSLPAEIGLLSQLQVLHLNQNQLTSLPAEIGLLSQLRRLKLNQNQLTSLPKEIGQLSELHTLELAENPLKHIAEKIRERFQL from the coding sequence ATGCATCCTATCTCCTCGACATCTATTGAAAGCTTGCCCAATGAATTGCTGCTCCCTATCTTAGAGGCTTGCGTAGTTCCTTCCTTATTTAGCGTCTGTAAAAGATGGCATCATCTGCTGGCTTCTGAAGTAATGCCTTCTCTTTATAAAAAAATAGCCCAGCTTCATTTCCCCAGGAAGAATACCACCACCCAGCGAACTCTTATGTTAGCTAAAGTTTATCAACTCAATCCTGCACTTACCTCTACCGAAAAAGTTTATCAAGTTTTTAAACAAGTTTTTACCTTAGCTAAATCTATTTCTCCTTTAGAATTTAAATGGAAAACAGAAGAAAAAAGAGGCTTAACGCTGGCTAATTACTCTTCTTATCTCTTAAATATTAATCGCCTTTTATTTTGGAAAAAACTTCCTGGTGGGGAAGAATACTTAAGCCGAGAAGAAATCAAGCACTTGCCTCTAGGAAAGAAAGGAGAGCTTCTTAGAGATTGGGTTGAAGAAAATTGTAAAAACATCACGGTTCTAGATTTAGCTAGAGTAGGCTTGACTTATTTACCCCCAGAAATATGCCAGTTATCTCGGCTGCAAACGCTTGACTTAAACCAAAACCAGCTCACCAGCCTGCCTCCAGAAATTGGACAGCTGTCCCAGCTGCAAACGCTTGACTTAAATCAAAACCAGCTCACGAGCGTTCCTGTAGAAATCGGGCAGCTGTCTCAGCTACAATGGCTTTACTTAAATCAAAACCAGCTCACCAGCCTTCCTGCAGAAATCGGACAGATGTCTCAGCTGCGATGGCTTGATTCAAGCCAAAACAAGCTCGCCGCTCTGCCTGCAGAAATTGGGCAGCTGTCTAAGCTGCAATGGCTTCACTTAAATCAAAACCAGCTCACTAGTCTTCCTGCAGAAATTGAGCAGCTGTCTAAGCTGCAAACGCTTGACTTAAATCAAAACCAGCTCACCGCTCTGCCTGCAGAAATAGGTCAATTGTCTCAGCTGCAATATCTTTACTTAAATCAAAACCAACTCACCAGCCTTCCTAAAGAAATCGAGCAGCTGTCTAATCTGTATGAGCTTGACTTAAATCAAAACCAGCTCACCAGCCTTCCTGTAGAAGTTGGGCAACTGTCTCAACTACGAGTGCTTGACTTAAATCAAAACCAGCTCACCGCTCTGCCTATAGAAATAGGCCAATTGTCTCAGCTGGCACGGCTTTACTTAAATCAAAACCAGCTCACCAGTCTTCCTGCAGAAATCGGGCAGCTGTCTGAGCTGCAAACGCTTTACTTAAATCAAAACCAGCTCACCAGTCTTCCTGCAGAAATCGGGCAATTGTCTCAGCTGCAATGGTTTTACTTAAATCAAAACCAGATCACCGCTCTGCCTATAGAAATAGGCCAATTGTCTAAGCTGGCACGGCTTTACTTAAATCAAAACCACCTTACGGCTCTGCCTGCAGAAATCGGGCAGCTGTCTGAGCTGCAATATCTTGACTTAAATCAAAACCAGCTCACCGATCTGCCTACAGAAATTGAGCAGCTCTCTCAGCTGCAAGCGCTTGAGTTAAATCAAAGCCAGCTTACCAGTCTACCTGCGGAAATCGGGCAACTGTCTAAGCTGACACGGCTCGACTTAAATCAAAACCAGCTCACCGCCCTGCCTATAGAAATAGGCAAATTGTCTCAGCTGCAAAGGCTTTACTTAAATCAAAACCAACTCACCACTCTGCCTACAGAAATTGGGCAGCTGTCTGAGCTGCAAACGCTTTACCTAAATCAAAACCAACTCACCACTCTGCCTACAGAAATTGGGCAGCTGTCTGAGCTGCAAACGCTTTACTTAAATCAAAACCAGCTCACCATTCTGCCAGCAGAAATCGGGCAGCTGCCTAAAGCGCTGTATCGGCTTGAATTAAATCAAAACCAGCTCACCAGCCTTCCTGCAGAAATAGGTCTATTGTCTCAGCTGCAAGTGCTTCACTTAAATCAAAACCAGCTCACCAGCCTTCCTGCAGAAATAGGTCTATTGTCTCAGCTGCGAAGGCTTAAATTAAATCAAAACCAGCTCACCAGCCTTCCTAAAGAAATCGGGCAGCTGTCTGAGCTGCACACGCTTGAATTAGCAGAAAATCCTCTGAAGCATATCGCCGAAAAAATAAGGGAGCGTTTTCAATTGTAG
- a CDS encoding leucine-rich repeat domain-containing protein — protein sequence MHPISSASIESLPNELLLPILEACVVPSLFGVCKRWHHLLASEVMPPLYKQIGKVHVPQGNVKEQALIVDRIYKLEEKLSETAKVNAIFRRIFTLAKSLSALEFKEKTEEKRGLTLTNYSSYLLNINRLLLWKMLPGGEEYLSREKIKHLPLEKKGELLRDWIAENCKNLSASVLSKAGLTYLPPEICQLSQLQELYLNQNQLTTLPTEIGQLSQLARLNLNQNQLTALPIEIGQLSQLQSLDLKESQITALPTEIGQLSELTHLYLNQNQLTALPAKIGQLSKLQWLYLNQNQLTSLPAQIGQLSQLQTLDLNQNQLTALPALIGQLSELTRLYLNQNQLTALPAEIGRLPQLKGLQLNQNQLTALPAEIGQLSELTHLYLNQNQLTALPAEIGQLSKLQVLHLNQNQLTALPTEIGQLSKLQWLDLNQNQLTSLPAQIGQLSQLQWLYLNQNQLAALPAEIGQLSKLTRLELNQNQIAALPVEIGQLSKLQWLELNQNQLTSLPAETGQLPQLQWLYLNQNQLTSLPAEIGQLSQLQLLYLNQNQLTALPAEIGQLSKLQTLELAENPLKDIAEKIRQRFQL from the coding sequence ATGCACCCTATCTCTTCGGCATCTATTGAAAGTTTGCCCAATGAATTGCTACTCCCTATCTTAGAGGCTTGCGTAGTTCCTTCCTTATTTGGCGTCTGTAAAAGATGGCATCATCTGCTGGCTTCTGAAGTCATGCCCCCTCTTTATAAGCAAATAGGTAAAGTGCATGTTCCTCAAGGAAATGTTAAGGAGCAGGCTCTTATTGTAGATAGGATTTATAAGCTAGAAGAAAAGCTTTCTGAAACAGCAAAGGTAAATGCAATCTTTAGGCGAATCTTTACTTTAGCCAAGTCTCTTTCAGCTTTAGAATTTAAAGAGAAAACAGAAGAAAAAAGAGGCTTAACTCTGACTAATTACTCTTCTTATCTCTTAAATATTAATCGCCTTTTACTTTGGAAAATGCTTCCTGGTGGGGAAGAATACTTGAGCCGAGAAAAAATTAAGCACTTGCCTCTAGAGAAAAAAGGAGAGCTTCTTAGAGATTGGATTGCAGAAAATTGTAAAAACCTCTCGGCTTCAGTTTTATCTAAAGCAGGCTTGACTTATTTACCCCCAGAAATATGCCAATTGTCTCAATTGCAAGAGCTTTACTTAAATCAAAACCAGCTCACCACTCTGCCTACAGAAATAGGTCAATTGTCACAGTTAGCACGGCTTAACTTAAATCAAAATCAGCTCACCGCTCTACCTATAGAAATAGGCCAATTGTCTCAGTTGCAATCGCTTGACTTAAAAGAAAGCCAGATCACCGCTCTGCCTACAGAAATCGGGCAGCTGTCTGAGCTGACACACCTTTACTTAAATCAAAACCAGCTCACCGCTCTGCCTGCAAAAATCGGGCAGCTGTCTAAGCTGCAATGGCTTTACTTAAATCAAAACCAGCTCACCAGCCTTCCTGCTCAAATCGGGCAGTTGTCTCAGCTGCAAACGCTTGATTTAAATCAAAACCAGCTCACCGCTCTGCCTGCATTAATCGGACAGCTGTCAGAGCTGACACGCCTTTACTTAAATCAAAACCAGCTCACCGCTCTGCCTGCAGAAATAGGGCGGCTGCCTCAGCTGAAAGGGCTTCAATTAAACCAAAACCAGCTCACCGCTCTGCCTGCAGAAATCGGACAGTTGTCTGAGCTGACACACCTTTACTTAAATCAAAACCAGCTCACCGCTCTGCCTGCAGAAATCGGGCAGCTGTCTAAGCTGCAAGTACTTCACTTAAATCAAAACCAGCTCACCGCTCTGCCTACGGAAATCGGGCAGCTGTCTAAGCTACAATGGCTTGACTTAAATCAAAACCAGCTCACCAGCCTTCCTGCTCAAATCGGGCAGTTGTCTCAGCTACAATGGCTTTACTTAAATCAAAACCAACTCGCCGCTCTGCCTGCAGAAATCGGGCAGCTGTCTAAGCTGACAAGACTTGAATTAAATCAAAACCAGATCGCCGCTCTGCCTGTAGAAATCGGGCAGCTGTCTAAGCTGCAATGGCTTGAATTAAATCAAAACCAGCTCACCAGCCTTCCTGCAGAAACAGGTCAATTGCCTCAGTTGCAATGGCTTTACTTAAATCAAAACCAACTCACCAGCCTTCCTGCAGAAATAGGTCAATTGTCTCAGCTACAATTGCTTTACTTAAATCAAAACCAGCTCACCGCTCTGCCTGCAGAAATCGGGCAGCTGTCTAAGCTGCAAACCCTTGAATTAGCAGAAAATCCTTTGAAGGATATTGCAGAAAAAATAAGGCAGCGTTTTCAATTGTAG